A stretch of Chionomys nivalis chromosome 2, mChiNiv1.1, whole genome shotgun sequence DNA encodes these proteins:
- the LOC130868914 gene encoding carcinoembryonic antigen-related cell adhesion molecule 1-like — translation MELSSAPLHKGQLPWRGLLLAASLLLCWSSPAMAQLVVNTHPPHVTIGEPVLLEVYNVPKNVQIFYWYRGKGKNPAKEIARYIAIKPHRNSTGNAYTGRERISSNGFLFIFNVNQNDNGTYTIVVQTAISEYTEAFLQVCVHPRLPKPNITSNNYNPIEGKDSVKIMCEPETENISYLWRRNGQSLSEGDRLKLSEDNRTLTLLSVVRNDTGPYVCELQNPANTSRSDPLTLNIFYGPDVPIISPSNTHFHSRTNLQISCQRASHPPPLYSWFVNGEFQSSSQELVIPNITTKNSGSYFCFVYNSVTGLNRTTDQNIKVLEPVTTPSIQVTNPKVKEQEYVFLTCSSNDTGISIHWLFNGQSLGLTDRMKLPWNNSTLRIFPVKREDSGKYQCEVSNAVSVKRSDPIQLNIIYLGPSDNSPNEVDDVAYTVLNINGQTHKPPASASEECWDPETHSLFQIRIAGSYIQHRHIW, via the exons atggagctCTCCTCAGCCCCTCTTCACAAAGGGCAGCTACCCTGGAGAGGACTCCTCCTGGCAG CCTCACTTTTGCTCTGCTGGAGCTCTCCCGCCATGGCCCAACTCGTTGTGAACACCCATCCACCCCATGTTACTATTGGGGAACCCGTACTTCTCGAGGTCTACAATGTGCCAAAAAATGTGCAAATCTTTTACTGGTACAGGGGTAAAGGTAAAAATCCGGCTAAAGAAATTGCACGATATATAGCAATCAAGCCTCACAGAAATAGTACAGGGAACGCATAcactggcagagagagaataagcTCTAATGGTTTCTTGTTCATCTTTAACGTCAATCAGAATGATAATGGAACCTACACGATAGTTGTGCAAACGGCTATCTCTGAGTACACGGAGGCCTTCTTACAGGTGTGCGTACACC CACGGCTACCCAAGCCCAACATCACAAGCAACAATTACAATCCCATAGAGGGTAAGGACTCAGTAAAAATAATGTGTGAGCCTGAGACTGAGAATATAAGCTACCTGTGGAGGAGAAATGGCCAAAGCCTCTCAGAAGGTGACAGGCTGAAGCTGTCTGAGGACAACAGGACTCTCACTTTACTCAGTGTTGTGAGGAATGACACAGGACCCTATGTGTGTGAACTCCAGAATCCAGCAAACACCTCCCGAAGTGACCCATTGACTCTGAACATATTCT ATGGTCCAGATGTCCCGATCATATCCCCCTCAAATACTCATTTCCATTCAAGGACTAACCTTCAAATCTCCTGCCAAAGAGCCTCTCACCCTCCTCCACTGTACTCTTGGTTTGTCAATGGAGAGTTCCAGTCATCCTCCCAAGAGCTCGTTATCCCCAACATCACTACTAAAAATAGCGGATCTTATTTCTGCTTCGTCTATAACTCTGTCACTGGCCTCAATAGGACCACAGACCAGAACATTAAAGTCCTTG AGCCAGTGACTACACCCTCCATCCAAGTCACCAACCCCAAAGTCAAAGAACAGGAGTATGTGTTCTTGACCTGCTCCTCAAACGACACTGGGATCTCCATCCACTGGCTCTTCAATGGCCAGAGTCTGGGGCTCACAGATAGAATGAAGCTGCCCTGGAACAACAGCACCCTCCGCATATTCCCTGTCAAGAGGGAGGATTCCGGGAAGTACCAGTGTGAGGTCTCCAATGCAGTCAGTGTCAAGAGAAGTGACCCCATCCAGTTGAACATAA TCT ATCTGGGCCCCTCTGACAACTCTCCTAACGAG GTGGATGACGTGGCATACACCGTCCTGAACATCAATGGCCAGACACACAAACCACCAGCTTCAGCCTCTGAGGAGTGCTGGGACCCTGAAACCCACTCACTTTTTCAAATAAGGATAGCTGGATCCTACATCCAACATCGGCACATCTGGTAA